Proteins from a genomic interval of Chitinophagales bacterium:
- a CDS encoding GldM family protein, translating into MGGEEGILQANQDTPLEVAIAEVDPSTIRLEVTGEGNTVSPIDPSKGKFNVNVRSGNRVTVTVRAKVGGRPQIIGTKDFVVKGNPNSKYTPTEEETTNNASKVEKSEAILYVGVDYPFNIDDPNVDPKNLQFKGENVRITGNNGEYVMKVTQAGEVKVEIFDRSNGTPQLIETTIYQAEELPAPIAMIDGKTGGEITMAKMRDTKNLEFGYNDLDVKVNFQLIRCKVTRYPADAPPESQINGGNVFSTSTRRLFLEAQVGDLYRITDIKVKTPNNKFLEVKPISFEVK; encoded by the coding sequence GTGGGAGGCGAAGAAGGCATTTTACAAGCCAACCAAGACACCCCATTGGAGGTTGCCATTGCAGAAGTAGATCCGAGTACGATTCGCCTCGAAGTCACAGGAGAAGGCAATACTGTATCCCCCATTGACCCCAGCAAAGGCAAGTTCAATGTCAATGTGCGTTCGGGAAATAGAGTCACTGTAACGGTTCGAGCGAAAGTAGGTGGTCGCCCACAAATTATTGGTACAAAAGATTTTGTGGTCAAAGGAAATCCCAATAGCAAATATACTCCCACAGAAGAAGAAACTACTAACAATGCTTCAAAAGTAGAAAAATCGGAAGCCATTTTGTATGTAGGTGTGGATTATCCCTTCAATATTGACGATCCAAATGTTGATCCCAAGAACCTGCAATTCAAGGGCGAAAATGTGCGAATTACGGGCAACAATGGCGAATATGTGATGAAAGTAACCCAAGCGGGGGAAGTGAAAGTCGAAATTTTTGACAGAAGCAATGGTACACCGCAACTGATTGAAACCACTATTTATCAAGCCGAAGAACTCCCTGCTCCTATCGCTATGATTGACGGCAAAACAGGGGGCGAAATCACCATGGCAAAAATGCGGGATACCAAAAACTTGGAATTTGGCTACAATGATTTGGATGTCAAAGTTAATTTCCAACTCATACGCTGCAAAGTAACCCGCTATCCAGCCGATGCACCTCCTGAATCCCAAATCAATGGCGGCAATGTGTTCAGCACTTCTACACGCCGCTTGTTTTTGGAAGCACAAGTGGGTGATTTGTACCGCATTACTGATATTAAGGTAAAAACTCCGAACAATAAATTTTTGGAGGTAAAACCGATTAGTTTTGAAGTGAAATAA
- a CDS encoding COR domain-containing protein encodes MDLQELVIQRIEEARSQQLRTLDLTNLGLTKIPDNVFELTHLTELKLGHWSAYTKRDRNQISHIPSEIGLLQNLQLLDLSSNTLEALPPAIGFLKQLELLDVSKNELENLPKEIGNLQRLQRLDLSNNQLNELPESFCQLQNLQRLGLSSNHLTQLPEHFSQLRNLQRLDLKGNRLGRIGNELCALPALQRLGLGDNLLKELPEDFAQLTSLQRLYLGGNQLKSLPDSFAELKELQRLYLSNNQLTTLPETFSGLEKLQLLDVRSNQIVGLPSGIGNLKELEYLDLGKNEIRVLLAEVANLQKLELLDLSGNRLRDISPEIANIQSLQYLYLKDNPIDSPPLEIANRGIISIRNYFKALAKAEEKDFLYEMKLLLVGEGRVGKTSLSKSLTHKDYQLQDEQSTEGIDVKAWIIPKEELSLQKDFRLNIWDFGGQEIYHATHQFFLTKRAIYLLVTEPRKEDKHEDFYYWLNIISLLGGDSPVLMVLNKCDQPTKELPINEYRKHFQNIVSLERISCKPDYRDTIEALKDKIKELLQNRQLLPHIGTPLPKVWVDIRKKLEQLKEEGKNYIGFEEYLELCQKHHLNETSALFLSEFFHDLGVILHFKDDEELKSRIFLNHDWVTKGVYNVLDNQRIKEKYGHFTDSDLSHIWRDEEYGDNKQELLSLMKNHKFELCFELRPGHYLAPQLLNVDEIPYEWRTHLNNFHFEYRYPFMPKGMLTRLIVKLHPFIHEGTNWRYGVLLDYKDTRALVREQYFDRKIHITLEGSFKKEMLRMIRQTIEEIHADVNNLSVSEWISCNCAECADSKEPNFFQFSELQMYHEQREKYIKCSNNYIKNVEVESLIHQVVKTERKNKLSKYLEGQIVDLYSEIEPASTVDSSQIEAPKPVEQESGSEIETGTQKTADWQMVLFILAIVLLLFVLAWQIYLTTI; translated from the coding sequence ATGGATTTGCAAGAGCTGGTCATACAACGAATTGAAGAAGCACGGAGCCAACAACTTCGCACTTTAGACCTTACCAACCTCGGATTAACCAAAATACCGGATAACGTATTTGAATTAACTCATTTAACAGAATTAAAACTGGGGCATTGGTCGGCATATACAAAACGAGATAGGAATCAAATCAGTCACATTCCGAGTGAAATCGGACTGCTCCAAAATCTGCAACTCCTTGATTTAAGCAGCAATACATTAGAAGCGTTGCCTCCTGCAATAGGTTTTTTGAAACAACTGGAACTGCTGGATGTGAGCAAAAACGAACTCGAAAATCTCCCAAAAGAAATAGGAAACTTACAGCGATTGCAGCGATTGGATTTGAGCAACAACCAACTGAATGAATTACCTGAAAGTTTTTGTCAACTGCAAAACCTGCAACGCTTAGGGTTGAGTAGTAATCATTTGACACAACTACCCGAGCATTTTTCCCAACTGCGAAACCTACAACGTTTGGATTTGAAGGGAAACCGATTGGGGAGAATTGGAAATGAATTATGTGCTTTACCCGCTTTGCAGCGATTGGGTTTGGGCGACAATTTACTCAAAGAACTGCCCGAAGATTTTGCTCAATTGACATCTTTGCAGCGATTGTATTTGGGAGGCAATCAGTTGAAGTCTTTACCAGATTCTTTTGCCGAGCTAAAAGAATTGCAGCGATTGTACCTCAGCAACAATCAATTGACAACTTTACCCGAAACTTTTTCAGGATTGGAGAAGCTGCAATTGTTGGATGTACGCAGCAATCAAATTGTAGGGCTACCGAGTGGAATAGGTAATTTGAAGGAATTGGAATACTTAGATTTAGGCAAAAACGAAATTCGTGTTTTGTTGGCAGAAGTAGCCAACCTTCAAAAATTAGAACTGTTGGATTTGAGTGGAAATAGATTGCGGGATATTTCGCCAGAAATTGCCAACATTCAGAGTCTGCAATATCTATACCTCAAAGACAATCCAATTGATTCACCTCCACTTGAAATTGCCAATAGAGGCATTATTTCTATTCGCAACTACTTCAAAGCGTTGGCAAAAGCTGAGGAAAAAGATTTTCTGTATGAAATGAAATTGCTCTTGGTAGGTGAGGGGCGAGTTGGCAAAACATCTTTGTCTAAATCGCTGACTCACAAAGATTATCAATTGCAGGATGAACAAAGCACCGAAGGAATAGATGTGAAAGCTTGGATTATTCCGAAAGAAGAATTGAGTTTACAAAAAGATTTCAGGCTGAATATATGGGACTTTGGAGGACAGGAAATTTACCATGCAACCCACCAATTTTTCCTTACCAAACGTGCCATTTATCTACTCGTCACCGAACCACGAAAAGAAGACAAACACGAAGATTTTTATTATTGGCTCAACATTATCAGCCTTTTAGGAGGAGATAGTCCTGTGTTGATGGTACTTAATAAGTGCGATCAGCCTACCAAAGAACTACCGATAAATGAGTACAGGAAACATTTTCAGAACATTGTCAGTCTAGAGCGAATTAGCTGCAAACCAGACTATAGAGATACAATTGAAGCACTAAAAGACAAGATAAAAGAGCTACTTCAAAATCGTCAATTGTTGCCGCACATTGGTACGCCACTACCCAAAGTATGGGTGGATATTCGTAAAAAGTTGGAGCAATTGAAGGAAGAAGGCAAAAATTACATTGGTTTTGAAGAGTATTTGGAGCTTTGTCAAAAGCACCATTTGAATGAAACAAGTGCTTTGTTCCTCAGCGAATTTTTCCATGATTTAGGGGTCATTCTTCACTTCAAAGATGATGAAGAACTGAAAAGCCGCATTTTCCTAAACCATGATTGGGTGACAAAAGGAGTGTATAATGTACTGGACAACCAGCGCATTAAAGAAAAATATGGACATTTTACAGACAGCGATTTGAGCCATATTTGGCGAGATGAAGAGTATGGTGACAACAAGCAAGAGTTACTATCACTCATGAAAAATCACAAGTTTGAACTTTGTTTTGAACTGCGACCTGGTCATTACCTTGCGCCTCAGCTTTTGAATGTGGATGAAATTCCTTACGAATGGCGCACTCATCTCAACAATTTTCACTTTGAATACCGCTATCCATTCATGCCCAAAGGGATGCTGACGAGGTTGATTGTCAAGTTACATCCGTTTATTCACGAAGGAACGAACTGGCGATATGGTGTATTGTTGGACTACAAAGACACAAGGGCATTGGTGCGAGAACAATATTTTGACCGCAAAATTCACATCACACTTGAAGGTAGTTTTAAGAAAGAAATGCTTCGAATGATTCGCCAGACGATTGAAGAAATTCATGCGGATGTGAATAACCTGAGTGTGAGTGAGTGGATTTCCTGCAATTGCGCCGAATGTGCAGATAGCAAAGAACCGAATTTTTTCCAGTTCAGCGAACTGCAAATGTACCACGAACAGCGAGAAAAATACATCAAGTGTTCAAACAACTACATCAAGAATGTAGAGGTGGAATCACTGATTCATCAGGTGGTGAAAACAGAGCGTAAAAACAAGCTGAGCAAGTACCTTGAAGGGCAAATAGTAGATTTATACAGCGAAATCGAACCTGCTTCAACTGTGGATTCTTCTCAAATTGAAGCCCCCAAACCAGTTGAACAAGAATCAGGAAGCGAAATTGAAACAGGAACCCAAAAGACTGCTGATTGGCAAATGGTATTGTTTATTCTTGCCATTGTCCTATTACTTTTCGTACTGGCTTGGCAGATATATTTGACAACGATTTAA
- a CDS encoding O-acetyl-ADP-ribose deacetylase, whose translation MDRIKLQRGDITKMMVDAVVNAANRSLLGGGGVDGAIHRAGGPAILEECKKIGGCNTGDAVITTAGRMPAKYVIHTVGPIWRGGHREEADLLKNCYWNSLSLAVENEVETIAFPNISTGVYGYPKEMAANIAVETTQRFLEEKGETLKEVIFICFDEENWQLYDRILSH comes from the coding sequence ATGGATAGAATCAAACTTCAACGGGGTGATATTACCAAAATGATGGTGGATGCGGTGGTGAATGCTGCAAATCGTTCTTTGCTGGGCGGTGGCGGTGTAGATGGAGCGATTCACCGAGCAGGTGGACCTGCTATTTTGGAGGAGTGTAAAAAAATTGGCGGCTGCAATACAGGCGATGCCGTTATTACTACGGCGGGTCGGATGCCTGCAAAGTATGTGATTCATACTGTTGGCCCTATTTGGCGTGGTGGCCATCGGGAAGAGGCGGACTTGTTGAAGAATTGTTATTGGAATAGCCTTTCACTTGCCGTGGAAAACGAAGTTGAAACCATTGCATTTCCGAATATCAGCACGGGGGTTTATGGCTATCCGAAAGAAATGGCAGCGAATATTGCAGTAGAAACTACGCAGCGTTTTTTGGAGGAAAAGGGTGAAACATTGAAGGAGGTCATTTTTATTTGTTTTGACGAAGAAAATTGGCAACTTTACGACCGAATTTTGAGTCACTGA
- a CDS encoding peptidylprolyl isomerase, with amino-acid sequence MKRTIFSIVFLCVLMLGSCGNKERIVLISTDYGDMKVKLYNETPLHRDNFVKLAKEGFFDGTLFHRVIKDFMIQGGDPDSKDVDSNKMLGGGGPGYTVEAEFVFPQYFHKKGALSAARQGDNVNPAKASSGSQFYIVQGKPVSEGELKQMENKLKVTFTDEQKKIYTEVGGTPFLDNNYTVFGEVIEGLEVIDKIAAVATKRGDRPVEDVKMTIKVLK; translated from the coding sequence ATGAAACGAACGATTTTTAGTATAGTTTTTTTGTGTGTTTTGATGTTGGGTTCTTGCGGCAATAAAGAACGTATTGTATTGATTAGTACCGATTATGGTGACATGAAAGTGAAATTGTACAACGAAACTCCATTGCATCGGGACAATTTTGTTAAACTTGCCAAAGAAGGTTTCTTTGATGGAACGCTTTTTCATAGAGTGATTAAGGACTTTATGATTCAGGGAGGTGATCCTGATTCCAAAGATGTGGACTCCAATAAAATGTTGGGCGGCGGCGGTCCTGGTTACACGGTGGAAGCAGAGTTTGTTTTTCCGCAGTATTTTCACAAAAAAGGAGCTTTATCGGCTGCTCGTCAAGGAGATAATGTAAACCCTGCGAAAGCTTCTTCTGGCTCACAGTTTTACATTGTTCAAGGCAAACCTGTTTCTGAGGGTGAATTGAAGCAGATGGAGAACAAATTGAAGGTGACATTCACTGATGAGCAAAAAAAGATTTACACAGAAGTAGGTGGCACACCGTTTTTGGACAATAACTACACCGTTTTTGGCGAAGTGATTGAAGGTTTGGAGGTGATTGATAAGATTGCGGCTGTGGCTACCAAAAGAGGTGATAGACCTGTTGAAGATGTGAAAATGACGATTAAAGTGTTGAAATAA
- a CDS encoding sigma-70 family RNA polymerase sigma factor, which translates to MRSKKYTLEEWLELIKSGNEEAISHLYEKYRKEFFLWIKNKYQCTDEQAMDAYQESVLVLYNNVKKEKLTKFTSSIKTYLFAIGRNVILYNRRKFQRERSSITDKESEIVDKTSVQVNLQVSERQKILIEVLNDMGSPCKDLIMLYYTENLQFKKIAEQMGYSSDTVARMQKMRCLKKMRAIMKETYSKEDLY; encoded by the coding sequence ATGAGAAGCAAAAAATATACCCTTGAAGAATGGCTTGAGTTAATTAAATCTGGAAATGAAGAGGCTATCTCACATCTGTATGAAAAATACCGAAAAGAGTTTTTTTTATGGATAAAAAATAAGTATCAATGTACTGATGAACAGGCAATGGATGCATATCAAGAAAGTGTATTGGTGCTTTACAACAATGTGAAAAAAGAAAAATTAACAAAATTTACGAGCAGTATTAAAACGTATTTGTTTGCGATTGGGAGAAATGTAATCCTCTACAATCGCCGAAAATTTCAACGAGAACGAAGCAGTATAACGGACAAAGAAAGCGAAATTGTGGATAAGACTTCGGTACAAGTAAACTTACAAGTTTCGGAGCGTCAGAAAATATTAATAGAAGTGCTAAACGATATGGGAAGTCCCTGCAAAGACTTAATCATGTTGTACTATACAGAGAATCTGCAGTTTAAAAAAATTGCGGAACAAATGGGGTATAGCAGTGATACGGTAGCAAGAATGCAAAAAATGCGTTGCTTGAAAAAAATGCGGGCGATTATGAAAGAAACATATAGTAAGGAAGATTTGTATTAA
- a CDS encoding amino acid--tRNA ligase-related protein, with protein MVQISDLSQYDEQQVTLKGWVATRRTGGKIAFITLRDGSGYVECVINLQDVSEDDFEAVKRATQESSIILTGKVIKNERQTGGYELQVSKVEIVHLAEEFPLGKKEHGPDFLLNHRHLWLRSKKQWAILRIRNRLKMSIHQFFQDRGFIQTDSPILTGNAAEGTSDLFGTEFYKEGVEAYLSQSGQLYAEATAMAMGKVYTFGPCFRAEKSVTPRHLSEFWMIEPEMAFYDLDMDMDLIEEFIRFIITDVFEKCQTELQALERDTFLFEHIHKPFPRITYEEAVDIIRGEKDVNGKNAIAVQEADLAEVETKLTQAKTEIEETEATLSKGNIKKGQRNYLQSKVDKLKQEVKQLEESARNIPLWIESSKNFPRGEDFGAPNERVLTRLYDTPVMVYKWPRAIKAFYMKRYPDDPEYIKGVDVLAPEGFGEVVGGSEREDDLDVLLASIRAHNLPEDVFQWYTDLRRYGSVPHSGFGLGFERTVMWITGAQHIRETIPFPRYYGRLFP; from the coding sequence ATGGTACAAATCAGCGACTTATCTCAATATGATGAACAGCAAGTTACCCTAAAAGGTTGGGTAGCTACACGACGAACAGGAGGAAAAATTGCATTTATTACTCTTCGTGATGGCTCTGGATATGTAGAGTGTGTGATTAATTTACAGGATGTTTCGGAAGACGATTTTGAAGCTGTCAAAAGAGCTACACAAGAAAGTTCGATTATTCTAACTGGCAAAGTCATAAAAAACGAAAGACAAACAGGAGGTTATGAACTTCAGGTAAGCAAAGTTGAAATTGTCCATCTTGCGGAAGAGTTTCCATTGGGCAAAAAAGAACATGGACCCGACTTCTTGTTGAATCACCGTCATTTGTGGTTGCGCTCCAAAAAACAATGGGCTATTTTGCGTATTCGCAACCGCCTGAAAATGTCCATTCACCAATTTTTTCAGGATAGAGGTTTTATACAAACCGATTCACCTATTCTAACGGGAAATGCAGCAGAAGGAACATCAGATCTTTTTGGGACAGAGTTCTACAAAGAAGGAGTCGAGGCGTATCTTTCTCAATCTGGTCAGTTGTATGCCGAAGCTACTGCAATGGCAATGGGCAAGGTTTATACCTTTGGGCCTTGTTTTAGGGCTGAAAAGTCGGTCACGCCCCGTCACTTATCGGAGTTTTGGATGATAGAACCCGAAATGGCGTTTTATGATTTGGACATGGACATGGATTTGATTGAAGAATTTATTCGTTTCATCATCACCGATGTTTTTGAAAAATGCCAAACCGAATTGCAGGCTTTGGAGCGAGATACTTTCCTTTTTGAACATATTCACAAGCCTTTTCCACGAATCACTTATGAAGAGGCAGTGGACATTATTCGTGGAGAAAAGGATGTGAATGGCAAAAATGCCATTGCTGTACAAGAAGCGGACTTGGCGGAAGTGGAAACAAAATTGACGCAAGCGAAAACTGAAATTGAAGAAACGGAAGCGACACTATCAAAAGGCAATATCAAAAAAGGTCAGCGCAACTATCTGCAAAGTAAAGTGGATAAGTTGAAACAGGAGGTGAAACAATTGGAGGAGAGCGCAAGAAACATTCCGCTTTGGATTGAATCTTCTAAAAACTTTCCTCGTGGCGAAGATTTTGGCGCACCCAATGAGCGTGTATTGACCCGCCTCTACGATACGCCTGTGATGGTTTATAAATGGCCTCGTGCTATCAAGGCGTTCTATATGAAGCGTTATCCTGATGACCCTGAATACATTAAAGGGGTGGATGTATTGGCTCCCGAAGGTTTTGGTGAAGTTGTTGGTGGTTCGGAGCGTGAGGATGATTTGGATGTATTGTTGGCCTCTATCAGGGCGCACAACCTGCCTGAAGATGTTTTTCAGTGGTACACCGATTTACGACGGTATGGTTCTGTTCCTCACTCGGGTTTTGGATTGGGCTTTGAGCGGACGGTGATGTGGATTACTGGCGCACAGCATATTCGTGAGACGATTCCTTTTCCGAGATACTACGGACGTTTGTTTCCTTAG
- a CDS encoding TerB family tellurite resistance protein: MSQETYTTKSEHKCPYCQKEKLETVATAPYVRGFLLAYQIGHNSFIGCVPCVRKKLLGEAGISALIGWFSITAFLINPFLIVYNLIQAAFLKYNPQKVKAKLKEVGIPENLESINLTQIGYALAISMIKADGKVEESEIKQAEEIGEKIFKDFDEAKFRMMLNEQKDVPSIRDLAVILNDVLNEEGKLLIFKYLFAIAQADGNIDSSEALMLSELATVLSIQKEQLT; the protein is encoded by the coding sequence ATGAGTCAAGAAACTTACACTACAAAATCCGAACATAAATGCCCTTATTGTCAAAAGGAAAAATTAGAAACTGTTGCAACAGCTCCTTATGTGCGTGGTTTTTTATTGGCTTATCAGATTGGACACAATTCGTTTATTGGCTGCGTGCCTTGTGTTCGTAAAAAATTGTTGGGGGAGGCAGGTATTTCTGCCTTGATAGGTTGGTTTAGCATTACAGCCTTCCTTATCAATCCTTTCTTGATTGTCTATAATTTGATACAAGCAGCATTTTTGAAGTACAATCCTCAAAAGGTGAAAGCAAAACTGAAGGAAGTTGGAATTCCCGAAAACCTTGAATCCATTAATTTGACACAAATTGGTTATGCATTGGCTATCAGCATGATTAAGGCAGATGGAAAAGTGGAGGAATCGGAGATTAAACAAGCAGAAGAAATTGGTGAAAAAATATTTAAAGACTTCGATGAAGCCAAATTTAGAATGATGCTGAACGAACAGAAAGATGTACCATCTATTCGTGACTTGGCGGTGATACTCAATGATGTATTGAACGAGGAGGGGAAGTTACTGATCTTTAAATATTTATTTGCAATTGCACAAGCAGATGGAAATATTGATAGCAGTGAAGCCCTTATGTTGAGTGAATTGGCAACTGTGTTGAGCATTCAGAAAGAGCAGTTGACATAA